CGTGAACGCCTGGAACGCCGACACGGACTGCGGCGTGCCGTCTGCGGTGCGCGGCGTCTTGTCGGTGAGAGTACGGATCATCTCCGGAATCAGACGGAACTGCACGACGCCCGAGCGCACGGTGAAGTACAGCCCCAGCGCGATCACGACGGGGAGCACCGCCCACGTCCAGAGATTGTCGCCCCAGGTCAGCAGCCACTCATTCACAGCATCCATAGCCGTCAGTATCGCGGCACATCCGCGCCTCGAACCAGAGGCGCGCCCCTGGTAAAGTCAACCCCCTCGTCTCGCACATGCCTTCGTCGTAGCGTCGTGCACGGCGCAGACCAGGCGTCGAGACCGAATCGGCATGACACAGAACGAGGAGAGCACGATGGCAAAGACCACCCGTCGACAGAACGCAGAACACGGTTTCACCGCATCCGGAGACCTCGCCACGGCGCTTCAGCGCGTGCTGGTCGACCTGCTCGATCTCGCCATGCAGGGCAAGCAGGCACACTGGAACGTCGTCGGACGGAACTTCCGAGACATGCACCGCCAGCTCGACGAGATCATCGACGCCGCTCGCGGTTTCAGCGACACGGTCGCGGAGCGCATGCGTGCGATCCACGCGGTTCCCGACGGCCGCACCGCGACCGTCGCCGAGGCGTCGAGCCTGCCAGGGTTCCCCGAGGGGGAGGTGTCGACGGACGATGTCGTCGACCTGATCACCGAGCGCCTGGAGGCGGCCGTGCAGACCATGCGCGACGTG
The DNA window shown above is from Microbacterium keratanolyticum and carries:
- a CDS encoding Dps family protein; its protein translation is MAKTTRRQNAEHGFTASGDLATALQRVLVDLLDLAMQGKQAHWNVVGRNFRDMHRQLDEIIDAARGFSDTVAERMRAIHAVPDGRTATVAEASSLPGFPEGEVSTDDVVDLITERLEAAVQTMRDVHDGVDEEDPTSADILHAVIESLEQFAWMVSAEKRTPAKSTARAKAASKG